Part of the uncultured Anaeromusa sp. genome is shown below.
AGCAAGGCTTTAATGAGTTGTTGGAAACGGACAAAAAGAGTTTTGTAGAGGTGTTTCTGGAGCAGTTCAAAGACGTCTTGGTTCTGATCCTTATAGCGGCAGCGGGACTTTCTCTTTTGCTGGGGAAATGGGAGAGCTCGATTGTCATTATGATTGTGGTCTTGCTAAACGCGCTGCTGGGTACTATCCAATATGTTAAGACTGAACAATCCTTACAGAGTTTAAAAGCCTTGTCGTCTCCTAAGGCGAAAGTAATGCGAAACGGCGAGAAAGTGGAAATTGCCTCGCGCGAACTGTTGGCGGGGGATATTCTGTTCTTAGACGCAGGAGATTATGTAAGCGCCGATGGCCGAATCCTTGAATGTTTCAGTCTGCAAGTCAATGAAAGTTCTTTGACGGGAGAATCGGAGAGTGTTTTAAAAACGCAAGAGGTGATCGACGGAGATCATGTCGCCTTGGGAGATCGGAAAAACATGGTTTTTTCCGGAAGCTTTGTTACCTATGGCAGGGCTGTGGTTGTCGTTACGGCGATCGGCATGGCTACGGAGATTGGCTTAATCGCCAATTTATTGGAAACAGCGGAGGGGAAAAAGACGCCCCTCCAGGTTAGCCTGGACGAGTTCGGTAAGAAGCTTGCCGTTGTGATTCTTCTTATTTCTGCTGTTATTTTTGGCTTGAATACTTTTGTGCGCGGCAACGATTTCCTTGAGTCTCTTATGTTTGCGGTATCTCTTGCGGTTGCAGCCATTCCGGAAGCGTTAAGCGCGATTGTTACCATTGTGCTGGCTATAGGGACGCAAAAAATGGCCAAGGAAAAGGCGATTATTCGCAATTTGCATGCCGTAGAAAGCTTGGGCAGCATTACCGTAATTTGCTCGGATAAAACAGGGACCCTTACGCAAAATAAGATGTCGGTGCAAAAGGTATTTGTCGATGAAACGATTCGTTCCTTTGATGAGCTGGAGCTAAGCCGGCCATTAGAAAAGAAGCTGGTTCTTATGGCGATGCTTTGCAATGACGCGGTAACGATGAAGGACAAGGAAATCGGCGATCCGACGGAAGTGGCGTTGGTCAGCCTGGGAGAAATCTATGGTTTGGATGAATTGGAGGCGCGCAAAGACTTTCCGCGTACAGGCGAGGCGCCCTTTGATTCCGAGCGCAAGCTGATGAGTACGGCCCATGATTTTGCGGGCAAATGTCTGATGATTACGAAAGGCGCTCCCGACGTGTTGCTCTCGAAAATTACGAGTATTGCCGTTGCTTCTGACGAAAGGTCTGTGAGCGAGGCGGATTTGAAAAAAATACGCGATGCGATCTATAATTTTTCCTCGAACGGTTTGCGCGTGCTGGCGCTGGGGTATAAAGAACTCGAAGAAGGACAGATCATTACCGCGGCAGATGAAAACGGCTTGAGCTTTTTAGGCCTCCTTGCGATGATGGATCCTCCAAGAGAAGAGACGTTAGGCGCAGTTGAGGAGTGTGTAAGAGCTGGAGTCAAACCGGTAATGATCACAGGGGACCACAAGATAACCGCTATGTCCATAGCGAGGCAGGTCGGTATTTTGCGGGGGAACGAGGAAGCGTTAGAGGGATTTGAGCTGGACGGCATGAGCGAAGCGGAACTTAAAGAGCGAGTAGAACACGTAGCGGTCTACGCGAGGGTGTCGCCGGAACATAAAATAAGAATTGTACGCGCCTGGCAAAGCCGCGGGGATGTGGCTGCCATGACGGGAGACGGCGTAAATGACGCTCCCGCTTTGAAACAGGCGGATATTGGCATTGCGATGGGGATTACAGGAACCGAAGTGGCCAAGGATTCGGCGGCCATGGTGCTGGCGGATGATAACTTTTCTACGATTGTGAAAGCCATTGCCAACGGCAGAGCGATTTACGCCAACATAAAGAACTCGATTCGCTTTTTATTGTCCGGCAATACCGCAGGAATCCTTTCGGTCCTATATGCCTCGGTGGCGGCGTTGCCCGTGCCTTTCGCGCCTGTACACCTCTTGTTTATCAACCTTCTTACAGATAGCTTGCCAGCGATAGCCATTGGACTTGAAGCCCATAACGAACGCATTATGGATGAAAAGCCAAGGCAGGCGCGTGAATCGATGATTAACAAAGCGTTTGCAGTTCATATTTTCGGGGAGGGCCTGCTGATTGCCATCTGCACCATGGCCGCGTTTTATATAGGGCTGGCGGACGGAAACGCTGCGGTTGCCAGTACGATGGCCTTTGCCACCTTGTGTATAGCCAGACTGTTTCATGGATTTAACTGTAGAGGCAAAGAGTCGCTTTGGGCGCTGGGAGTTTTCCGTAACCTTTATGTTTGGCTGGCTGCGGCTTGCGGCTGCTTGCTTTTGGAAATCGTCTTGAACTACGCTCCTTTGGCCAGAGCCTTTGAAATCGAAGTCTTGACTTCATCTCAACATGTTATAATCTATGCTTTGGCGATTGTGCCGCTTGTGGTTATCCAGAGCTATCGATTGCTTTTTCAAAGATAAAGGTATAATAAAGAAATACGGAGGCGGAAGATGGCCGTATCATTAGAAGGAAAATTAGTTATTGCTATATCTTCACGGGCGCTCTTTGATTTGGATGCGAGCAACCTGGTTTTTGAGAAGGAGGGAGAAGCCGCCTATGCGGAGTATCAAATTCAGCATGAGAACGAAGCCCTTGCTAAAGGGGTAGCCTTTCCTTTAATCAAGCGTCTCTTGAAGCTGCGGCATCCGAAAACGAACGAGGCGCTGGTAGAAATCATTCTGATTTCTAAGAACGATCCCAATACCGGGCTGCGCGTATTCAATGCGATTGAGAAATATGGCCTGGGGATTACGCGCGCCGCCTTTACACGTGGCAGAACGCCTTATAAATACTTGCAATCCTTTGAGGCGGATTTGTTCTTATCCGCCAATGCAGAGGATGTAAAACTGGCTCTTGAAAACGGCCATGCCAGTGCGGCGATTTACAAAGGTTCGTACCTTGAACAACTGGATGATACGGAGGAAATTCGAATTGCCTTTGACGGGGATGCGGTGCTCTTCAGCGATGAAGCGGAGCGGGTATTTCAAGAAGGCGGGCTGGCGGCTTTTAAGCGGCACGAGACGGAAAAAAGCGAAGAACCCTTGGGGGCGGGACCGTTTAAGTCGTTTCTGGCGGCGCTGAATACCTTGCAAAAAATTTTTGCCGATCAGAAAGAAAAACCCATTCGGACGGCTCTGGTTACGGCGCGGGACGCTCCTGCGCATAAACGGGCCATCAAAACGCTGCGCGCCTGGGGTATCAGTGTGGACGAGGCGTTTTTCCTGGGCGGGTTGGATAAGGCGGCTGTGTTGGAAAGTTTTAATCCGCATATCTTTTTTGATGATCAACAAACATATTGTGTCAGCGCCTCGAAGGTGGTGCCTACGGGGCATGTGCCAAACGGCGTGAAAAACGGATGAAAGGGGGGGCTGGAGCGTGGATTTATATGCTATGGCCGTTCATGAAGCAGGGCATGCGGTGGCGTCGGTGCTCTGGGGGAGGCAGGTCGAATATGTTACAATCGCGCCTCGGGGCGAAATTCTGAGCGAATGTAATAATGGCGAGCTGCTTTTTGACTTAGAGGATTCCCAAGAGGTAAACGGGCAGCGTTTGTTCCGGGAAGGCGTGATTCTATCAGCCGGGCTGGCGGCAGAAAATTTGATTTTGGGGATTGAGCCGGAAGCGTCGCGTGCGCTGGAGGACTTGAAGAGATTTGAGCGTCTTCTGGGGCGAATGGGCGAGCAGCAAAAAGATGAAATGCATGACAGCGTATGCCGGATGGCTTTTAGCACGATTGGCGCGCCCATGACGCAGCGGCATATTATTGCTGTTGCGGAGGAATTGTTGAAGGTGAAAACACTTTCGGAGGAACAAATAAAAAACGTCATGGAAACCGCTTCTTGGTGAAGCGGTTTTTCCATGACGCCTAGAGATTCCATTAAAATGAATGGCTGATGGTGGCGACAAGTTTG
Proteins encoded:
- a CDS encoding cation-translocating P-type ATPase codes for the protein MDRYYQKSVEDTLASLDISDQGLTDAQVIQRRQEQGFNELLETDKKSFVEVFLEQFKDVLVLILIAAAGLSLLLGKWESSIVIMIVVLLNALLGTIQYVKTEQSLQSLKALSSPKAKVMRNGEKVEIASRELLAGDILFLDAGDYVSADGRILECFSLQVNESSLTGESESVLKTQEVIDGDHVALGDRKNMVFSGSFVTYGRAVVVVTAIGMATEIGLIANLLETAEGKKTPLQVSLDEFGKKLAVVILLISAVIFGLNTFVRGNDFLESLMFAVSLAVAAIPEALSAIVTIVLAIGTQKMAKEKAIIRNLHAVESLGSITVICSDKTGTLTQNKMSVQKVFVDETIRSFDELELSRPLEKKLVLMAMLCNDAVTMKDKEIGDPTEVALVSLGEIYGLDELEARKDFPRTGEAPFDSERKLMSTAHDFAGKCLMITKGAPDVLLSKITSIAVASDERSVSEADLKKIRDAIYNFSSNGLRVLALGYKELEEGQIITAADENGLSFLGLLAMMDPPREETLGAVEECVRAGVKPVMITGDHKITAMSIARQVGILRGNEEALEGFELDGMSEAELKERVEHVAVYARVSPEHKIRIVRAWQSRGDVAAMTGDGVNDAPALKQADIGIAMGITGTEVAKDSAAMVLADDNFSTIVKAIANGRAIYANIKNSIRFLLSGNTAGILSVLYASVAALPVPFAPVHLLFINLLTDSLPAIAIGLEAHNERIMDEKPRQARESMINKAFAVHIFGEGLLIAICTMAAFYIGLADGNAAVASTMAFATLCIARLFHGFNCRGKESLWALGVFRNLYVWLAAACGCLLLEIVLNYAPLARAFEIEVLTSSQHVIIYALAIVPLVVIQSYRLLFQR
- a CDS encoding 5'-nucleotidase; the protein is MAVSLEGKLVIAISSRALFDLDASNLVFEKEGEAAYAEYQIQHENEALAKGVAFPLIKRLLKLRHPKTNEALVEIILISKNDPNTGLRVFNAIEKYGLGITRAAFTRGRTPYKYLQSFEADLFLSANAEDVKLALENGHASAAIYKGSYLEQLDDTEEIRIAFDGDAVLFSDEAERVFQEGGLAAFKRHETEKSEEPLGAGPFKSFLAALNTLQKIFADQKEKPIRTALVTARDAPAHKRAIKTLRAWGISVDEAFFLGGLDKAAVLESFNPHIFFDDQQTYCVSASKVVPTGHVPNGVKNG